One part of the Alistipes onderdonkii genome encodes these proteins:
- a CDS encoding RelA/SpoT family protein, giving the protein MDYTAEDEVIIKEKWDDLLLSCTKICKNDEDWNFIKRAFFLAKEAHQGVRRRSGEPYLLHPIAVAKIVIEEIGLGVKSVVAALLHDVVEDTEYTVEDMERIFGPKIASMVDGLTKMSGVFNAETSEQAEYFRKVLLTLSDDVRVILIKIADRLHNMRTLGAMPMNKQIKITGETIYLFAPLAYRLGLYSIKSELEDLCMKYRFPQQYAEITQKLNETEASRQEFISKFNAPIIAGLNRDNINYEISGRVKSVYSIWSKMQRKQIPFEEIYDLFAIRIVFKPLPFPSEKTQCWQVYSTITDIYTPKPDRLRDWISMPKANGYEALHSTVMGPDGVWVEVQIRTQRMEDIAERGFAAHWKYKHATISQDEDEFDKWLKQIRSALNSPTENAVDFLDNFKLSLYTSEIVVFTPKGEARKMPFGATALDFAYDIHSKIGNSAISAKINHKLEPITTQINSGDQIEIITADNARPKPEWLEIVTTAKAKQSIKSFLKRERQNNIERGMHMLDEKMKSLNIKLSGRVLRKIVPIYESNNKEELYSKIGAGIVNLDNLEKVLKVNSKSKILKFWTLFINKKEEEDGDDTAAPGETAPEKEPAAEPQFKIAECCKPIPGDKVVGYRDPATGNIIVHKANCDELDRLAAQFGKNIVKDEIKWSQHKAMSYLVTIELRGIDRMGILLDLAKVVSGDFSINIREVSIHSHDGIFEGSISLYVKDAEGLHDVMDKLRKIKGIESVKRTLS; this is encoded by the coding sequence ATGGATTATACTGCCGAGGATGAAGTTATAATCAAGGAAAAGTGGGACGACCTGCTCCTCTCGTGCACCAAGATATGTAAGAACGACGAGGACTGGAATTTCATAAAAAGGGCATTTTTCCTGGCCAAGGAGGCACATCAGGGGGTAAGGCGCCGCTCCGGCGAGCCATACCTTCTGCATCCTATTGCAGTAGCCAAGATCGTCATCGAGGAGATCGGACTGGGCGTGAAATCGGTCGTGGCGGCATTGCTGCACGACGTCGTGGAGGACACGGAATACACCGTGGAAGACATGGAACGCATCTTCGGGCCGAAAATCGCCTCGATGGTCGACGGGCTGACCAAGATGTCGGGCGTGTTCAACGCCGAAACCTCGGAACAGGCCGAATATTTCCGCAAGGTGTTGCTGACCCTCTCGGACGACGTGCGGGTCATCCTCATCAAGATCGCCGACCGCCTGCACAACATGCGCACGCTGGGAGCGATGCCGATGAACAAACAGATCAAGATCACGGGCGAAACGATCTACCTCTTCGCACCGCTGGCATACCGGCTGGGGCTTTATTCGATCAAAAGCGAACTGGAAGACCTCTGCATGAAGTACCGGTTCCCGCAGCAATACGCCGAGATCACACAGAAGCTCAATGAAACCGAGGCGTCGCGCCAGGAGTTCATCAGCAAGTTCAACGCCCCGATCATCGCGGGGCTCAACCGCGACAACATCAACTACGAAATCTCGGGGCGGGTGAAGAGCGTCTACTCGATATGGAGCAAGATGCAGCGCAAACAGATCCCCTTCGAGGAGATATACGACCTGTTTGCCATCCGCATCGTGTTCAAGCCGCTGCCGTTCCCCTCGGAAAAGACCCAATGCTGGCAGGTATACTCCACCATCACGGACATCTACACCCCGAAACCCGACCGGCTGCGCGACTGGATCTCGATGCCCAAGGCCAACGGCTACGAGGCGCTGCATTCGACCGTGATGGGGCCCGACGGCGTATGGGTCGAGGTGCAGATCCGCACCCAGCGCATGGAGGACATCGCCGAAAGGGGATTCGCCGCGCACTGGAAATACAAGCATGCGACCATCTCGCAGGACGAGGACGAATTCGACAAGTGGCTCAAACAGATCCGCTCGGCGCTGAACAGCCCCACGGAGAACGCAGTAGACTTCCTGGACAACTTCAAGTTATCGCTGTATACCTCGGAAATAGTGGTGTTTACACCCAAGGGAGAGGCCCGGAAAATGCCGTTCGGCGCCACGGCGCTCGATTTCGCATACGACATCCACTCGAAGATCGGAAACAGCGCCATCAGCGCCAAGATCAACCACAAGCTCGAACCGATCACCACGCAGATCAACAGTGGCGACCAGATCGAGATCATCACGGCCGACAATGCGCGTCCTAAGCCCGAATGGCTGGAGATCGTGACTACGGCCAAAGCCAAGCAGTCGATCAAGAGCTTCCTCAAACGCGAGCGGCAGAACAACATCGAGCGGGGTATGCACATGCTCGACGAAAAGATGAAGTCGCTCAATATCAAGCTCAGCGGCCGCGTCCTGCGCAAAATAGTACCCATTTACGAGAGTAACAACAAGGAGGAACTGTACAGCAAGATCGGGGCGGGGATCGTCAACCTCGACAACCTCGAAAAAGTCCTGAAGGTCAACTCCAAAAGCAAAATCCTCAAATTCTGGACGCTGTTCATCAACAAAAAGGAGGAGGAAGACGGCGACGACACGGCCGCCCCGGGCGAAACCGCCCCGGAAAAGGAACCGGCGGCAGAACCCCAGTTCAAAATCGCCGAATGCTGCAAGCCGATCCCCGGAGACAAGGTCGTGGGGTACCGCGACCCGGCGACGGGCAACATCATCGTACACAAAGCCAACTGCGACGAGCTGGACAGGCTCGCAGCGCAATTCGGCAAGAACATCGTCAAGGACGAAATCAAATGGTCGCAGCACAAGGCCATGTCGTACCTGGTCACCATCGAGCTGCGGGGCATCGACCGCATGGGCATCCTGCTCGACCTGGCGAAGGTCGTGAGCGGCGATTTCAGCATCAACATCCGCGAGGTCAGCATCCACAGCCACGACGGCATCTTCGAGGGCAGCATAAGCCTCTATGTGAAGGATGCGGAGGGCCTGCACGACGTGATGGACAAACTGCGCAAGATAAAAGGTATTGAAAGTGTCAAACGAACCCTGAGCTGA
- a CDS encoding HIT family protein: protein MSSIFTRIIAGEIPSYKVAEDENYYAFLDINPLTKGHTLVVPKMEVDYIFDLDDKTLAGMMLFAKRVAAKIKQEIACKRVAMVVLGLEVPHAHIHLIPIQSENDVDFHREKLKLTPEEFREIAAKLFG from the coding sequence ATGTCATCCATCTTTACACGCATCATTGCCGGCGAGATCCCTTCGTATAAGGTCGCCGAAGACGAAAACTATTACGCATTCCTCGACATCAATCCGCTGACCAAAGGGCACACGCTGGTGGTACCCAAAATGGAAGTGGACTACATTTTCGACCTCGACGACAAGACATTGGCCGGCATGATGCTCTTCGCCAAAAGGGTCGCGGCCAAAATAAAGCAGGAAATAGCCTGCAAGAGGGTCGCAATGGTCGTTTTAGGGCTCGAAGTACCGCATGCACACATCCATCTGATCCCCATACAGAGCGAAAACGACGTGGATTTCCACCGCGAAAAGCTCAAATTGACGCCGGAAGAGTTCCGGGAAATTGCAGCAAAACTCTTCGGATAA
- a CDS encoding helix-turn-helix domain-containing protein, translated as MREKLLDLMKNEGLKPSQLAEQLEINPAGISHILAGRNKPGFDLLQKILRRFPRINPDWLLLDSDKMYRDEYPAASSARPDSRTTAVQTVPLGSGNDLFAPAQPGGLPADEKRMQDKAADGHDGSAAQFPQALFGKANVKRVIVLYDDQTFESYTPSAKR; from the coding sequence ATGAGGGAAAAATTGCTCGATTTGATGAAAAACGAAGGATTGAAGCCGAGCCAGCTTGCAGAGCAGCTCGAGATCAATCCCGCCGGAATATCCCACATTCTCGCCGGACGCAACAAACCGGGCTTCGATTTGCTGCAAAAGATTCTCAGGAGGTTTCCCCGGATCAACCCGGATTGGCTGTTGCTCGATTCCGACAAAATGTATCGGGATGAATATCCGGCAGCCTCGTCTGCCCGCCCGGACTCCCGGACAACGGCAGTGCAAACGGTGCCCCTCGGTTCCGGCAACGACCTTTTCGCGCCAGCACAGCCGGGCGGACTTCCGGCGGATGAAAAACGAATGCAGGACAAAGCGGCCGACGGACATGACGGATCTGCGGCGCAGTTCCCGCAGGCGTTGTTCGGCAAAGCGAATGTCAAACGGGTCATCGTGCTCTATGATGACCAGACCTTCGAAAGCTATACGCCATCAGCAAAGCGTTAA